The Thermomonospora curvata DSM 43183 DNA segment ACCACGATCTTGACTTGGGAGTGCGAGCCGCGGGCGCGGTCGCGGCTGCCCGCATGAGTGATTTCCACCATCAGCCGGCCTTACGGCCTTTTCGACCTGCTCTCTTCAGTGTTTGTGGTCCGGTGCTCTGCCTGCCTCCATCTTACTGGGGGGTGCCGACGGAGCGCTCGGCCATTTCTCACCGGTTCCCACCGGTCCTCATCGGCAGGTCGCCGCAAGGACGGCCGGGCGGCGGATCAGCCGGGCGGCCAGTTCAGGCCACGCCCGCCCAGAACGTGCAGGTGCACATGGAAGACGGTCTGGCCGGCCTGCGGCCCGGTGTTGAACACCAGGCGGTATCCGCTCTCGGCGATGCCCTCCGCCACGGCCACCTGGTGGGCCTCCCGCACCACCTCCGCCGTCAGGTCGGCGTCGGCCGAGGCCAGCTCGGCGGCGTTGGCGTAGTGCTCGCGCGGGATGACCAGGACGTGGGTGGGGGCCTGCGGGTTGATGTCCCGGAAGGCGATGGTGCGCTCACCCTCCCGGACGATCTTGGCCGGGACCTCCCCGGAGACGATCTTGCAGAACAGGCAGTCCGAGGTGGACAATGAAAGGCTCCCTACTGGCTTGCCGGATGCCACGACCCTGTGGGCCGTTCGGCCGCTGCGCATATTACCGATCTCATCCGGCCTGTTCAGCCCTGACACAGAGGGTATTTCCAAGTAATTAACTAGGAAATATCCGGCCCGCCGGGCGGCCGCCCTCCCTCCGCCCGTCTCGCGCAAGCAATGATCATCAGCCTGCCCGATCCGCAAGCGCGAACACGCCGGGCTGGTTAAGGTTGCAAGGCGACGAACCCCCCGGATCGTAGGCGTCCCCCGCACCGCGTCCGTGACGGACCGGGTTCGCAAATCCCCCTGCCGCACCGGGTGGCGACCGCTCATCTGGACGGCCAGGGGATGGCAGAGGCGGCGGATTAGGTGACCGAGGCAAGACAGAAGATGCCCTTTCGTAAACCGGACAACGAGGGCACGCGTCCCACTGACGTGACCGAGACCCTCGTGGCCAGGGGCGCGGCGGGGGCGATGGCCGTCGCCTGGGATGCCGACCAAGCCGTGACCGCGCTGTATGCGACCAACTACCGTCCGCTGGTGCGGCTGGCCGCCATGCTGGTGCGCGATGTGGCCACCGCCGAGGAGGTCGTCCAGGAGGCGTTCATCGCCATGCACGCCGGCTGGCGGCGGCTGCGCGATCCGGACAAGGCCCTGTCGTACCTGCGTCAGGCGGTGGTGAACCGCTCGCGGTCGGTGCTGCGGCACCGCGCCGTGGTGGAGAAGTACGCGCCCAAGGGCCTGCCCGACGCTCCGAGCGCGGAACTGGGCGCCATCAACGAGCTGGAGCGCAGCGCGGTGATCGACGCCCTGGCCCGGCTGCCGGCCCGGCAGCGCGAGGCTCTCGTGTTGCGCTACTACGCCGATTTGTCCGAAGCGGAGATCGCCCGCGCGATGGGGATCAGCCGCGGCGCCGTCAAAAGCCACACGGCGCGCGGCATGGCCGCCCTTCGCAACGTTCTGGAGCAACTGTCATGACCACCGACCCCGACGACAAGTACGGCGAGATCCTGCGCCGTGCGCTGCACGCGGAGGCGGCCAGGGTCGAGCCCGCTCCGGATGGACTGGAGCGCATCCGCGCCGGCATCGAGCAG contains these protein-coding regions:
- a CDS encoding histidine triad nucleotide-binding protein; this translates as MSTSDCLFCKIVSGEVPAKIVREGERTIAFRDINPQAPTHVLVIPREHYANAAELASADADLTAEVVREAHQVAVAEGIAESGYRLVFNTGPQAGQTVFHVHLHVLGGRGLNWPPG
- a CDS encoding SigE family RNA polymerase sigma factor — encoded protein: MAVAWDADQAVTALYATNYRPLVRLAAMLVRDVATAEEVVQEAFIAMHAGWRRLRDPDKALSYLRQAVVNRSRSVLRHRAVVEKYAPKGLPDAPSAELGAINELERSAVIDALARLPARQREALVLRYYADLSEAEIARAMGISRGAVKSHTARGMAALRNVLEQLS